A single region of the Penaeus monodon isolate SGIC_2016 chromosome 18, NSTDA_Pmon_1, whole genome shotgun sequence genome encodes:
- the LOC119584842 gene encoding putative neural-cadherin 2 → MGGAAWASPMTRGLLVALSISWVLIWHFVRRIKRSNGHRPSVKVVFRCRCVCPGGSWGSHCKVLSRTFFGSGWAWVQPLPPCLPAVISLRILTLHPHSLLLYLGPLTTQSRRKDTPSTPAPMVAVQLMDGRPQVLVEGEAGPVKLEISTPLHDGEWHVIHLQLDSRGVVLMVDVCGRGWEESASESHCVARAAWPRGGALASWAMPGPMQLGGLAHDLPSPEELGWSEAPTTHPLDGCVSHLTVNGQVSGQAWK, encoded by the exons ATGGGGGGCGCTGCGTGGGCCTCCCCAATGACACGAGGTCTTCTGGTCGCTTTAAGTATATCATGGGTTCTTATATGGCATTTCGTGAGGCGCATAAAGAGGAGCAACGGCCACAGGCCCTCTGTAAAAGTCGTTTTCCGCTGCAGGTGCGTGTGTCCTGGAGGTTCGTGGGGCTCGCACTGCAAGGTCCTCTCGCGCACCTTCTTCGGGTCGGGATGGGCGTGGGTgcagcccctccccccttgcctccctGCCGTCATATCGCTTCGGATCCTCACTCTCCATCCGCACAGCCTCCTGTTGTACTTGGGCCCTCTCACCACTCAGTCCAGAAGAAAAGACACTCCTTCGACACCCGCGCCCATGGTGGCAGTTCAGCTGATGGATGGGCGCCCGCAGGTGCTGGTCGAGGGCGAGGCAGGTCCCGTCAAGCTGGAAATCAGCACCCCGCTGCACGACGGCGAATGGCACGTCATCCACCTCCAGCTGGACTCTCGG GGCGTGGTCCTCATGGTGGATGTGTGCGGGCGGGGCTGGGAGGAAAGCGCCTCCGAGTCCCACTGCGTCGCGCGGGCGGCATGGCCACGCGGGGGCGCCCTGGCCTCGTGGGCGATGCCTGGGCCGATGCAGCTGGGCGGCCTGGCGCACGACCTGCCCTCGCCCGAGGAGCTCGGCTGGAGCGAGGCGCCCACGACCCACCCGCTGGACGGCTGCGTCTCGCACCTCACCGTCAACGGTCAGGTGAGCGGACAAGCGTGGAAGTAG